A genomic region of Desulfonatronovibrio hydrogenovorans DSM 9292 contains the following coding sequences:
- a CDS encoding CgeB family protein — protein MKLKILVVLPMYGGSLPVGRFCAEALKRQGHLVEVFEAPDFHCAFTALKGIRVSSSSLEYLENSFLQVVSSAILAKVDFFQPDLVLALAQAPLSRQALKRLRADKVRTAMWFVEDFRIFGYWRAFAPYYDVFAVIQREPFFSELKAAGVDNHLYLPMAADPLYHKPLELGLVEQKKWGSDLSFMGAGYPNRRKAFKELTSYDFKIWGTEWDGDSILAPFVQMGGRRISSEECVKIFNASKINLNLHSTMDQNQLVGQGDFVNPRTFELASCAAFQLVDRRGLMDELFRDDELAFFSDMADLREKIDYYLARPEDRALMAAKARKRVQSEHTYEHRMKTLVDYAVEKLGLKKESAANPVLDELSPELRQDLESMLARLGLSPNARFEDVVHYIRQEKGRLSPLETSILFLDEWQKQYKS, from the coding sequence ATGAAGTTAAAAATACTGGTTGTTTTACCCATGTACGGGGGGTCTCTTCCGGTGGGCAGGTTTTGTGCCGAGGCCCTGAAACGACAGGGTCATCTGGTGGAGGTCTTTGAAGCCCCTGACTTCCATTGCGCTTTTACTGCTCTAAAAGGCATAAGAGTCAGCTCTTCCAGTCTGGAATATCTTGAAAACAGCTTTTTACAGGTGGTTTCCAGTGCCATCCTGGCTAAAGTTGACTTTTTTCAGCCTGACCTGGTGCTGGCTTTAGCCCAGGCTCCATTAAGCCGCCAGGCCTTGAAAAGACTAAGAGCGGACAAAGTCAGGACAGCCATGTGGTTTGTGGAGGATTTCAGGATATTCGGATATTGGCGGGCCTTTGCCCCTTATTATGATGTATTTGCAGTCATTCAAAGGGAGCCTTTTTTTTCAGAGCTTAAAGCCGCTGGTGTTGACAACCATCTCTACCTTCCCATGGCAGCAGATCCTCTTTATCATAAACCTCTGGAGCTTGGTCTGGTTGAACAAAAAAAGTGGGGAAGCGATCTTTCCTTTATGGGAGCTGGATACCCCAACCGGCGCAAGGCGTTCAAGGAACTGACCAGCTATGATTTTAAGATTTGGGGTACGGAATGGGACGGGGATTCAATTCTGGCTCCTTTTGTTCAGATGGGTGGCAGAAGGATCAGTTCTGAAGAATGCGTAAAAATATTCAATGCATCCAAAATCAACCTGAACCTGCATTCAACCATGGATCAGAATCAACTGGTCGGCCAGGGAGACTTTGTAAATCCCAGGACCTTTGAGCTGGCATCTTGTGCTGCATTTCAGCTGGTAGACAGAAGAGGTCTAATGGACGAGCTTTTCAGAGATGATGAACTGGCCTTTTTCTCAGACATGGCCGACCTCAGAGAAAAGATTGATTATTATTTGGCCCGGCCTGAAGACCGGGCGTTGATGGCTGCAAAAGCCAGAAAAAGGGTGCAAAGTGAGCACACCTATGAGCATCGGATGAAAACTCTGGTTGATTATGCAGTTGAAAAGCTTGGTCTTAAAAAAGAGTCTGCTGCAAATCCTGTATTGGATGAGCTTTCGCCTGAGCTTAGACAGGACCTGGAATCCATGCTGGCCAGGCTGGGCCTTTCGCCCAATGCCCGGTTCGAGGATGTGGTCCACTATATCAGGCAGGAAAAAGGCAGGCTCAGCCCCCTGGAGACATCAATACTCTTTCTGGACGAATGGCAGAAACAGTATAAAAGCTGA
- a CDS encoding phosphatidylserine decarboxylase family protein: MIKPSTQIRLEGMNAIILAILATLVFALLGWGFLALLGLVSVGFILNFFRDPERVVPDEPDVAVAPADGKVVKAGLMTDPITGEERQAICIFMNVFNVHVNRMPVAGKIEAIKYFPGKFFNASLDKASRDNERCAWLLSDEKKGKWTMVQIAGLVARRIVCLAEKGDQLARGERYGLIKFGSRVDLFLPSEYEIAVDIGDKTIAGQTIIAKKIS; the protein is encoded by the coding sequence ATGATAAAGCCCAGCACCCAGATTCGTTTAGAAGGAATGAACGCCATTATCCTGGCTATTCTGGCCACCCTGGTATTTGCTCTTTTAGGCTGGGGATTCCTGGCTCTGCTCGGTCTGGTGAGTGTCGGGTTTATTCTCAATTTTTTCAGGGATCCGGAACGGGTTGTCCCGGATGAACCCGATGTTGCAGTAGCACCGGCCGATGGCAAAGTGGTCAAGGCCGGATTGATGACTGACCCCATAACCGGAGAAGAAAGGCAGGCCATATGCATTTTCATGAATGTTTTCAATGTTCATGTAAACAGAATGCCAGTGGCTGGAAAAATTGAAGCCATAAAGTATTTTCCGGGCAAGTTCTTTAATGCTTCTCTGGACAAGGCGTCCAGGGACAATGAGAGATGCGCCTGGCTATTAAGTGATGAAAAAAAAGGAAAATGGACCATGGTCCAGATAGCCGGGCTGGTGGCCAGAAGGATTGTCTGTCTGGCTGAAAAAGGTGACCAGCTTGCCCGTGGGGAGCGTTACGGGCTTATCAAGTTCGGCTCCAGGGTTGACCTTTTCCTCCCAAGTGAATATGAAATTGCAGTAGATATCGGTGACAAGACCATTGCCGGGCAAACAATCATTGCCAAGAAAATAAGTTGA
- the pssA gene encoding CDP-diacylglycerol--serine O-phosphatidyltransferase — MTNKSGPKHKGFYILPNLLTTASLFIGFMGILWAIEGRFELTALAILAACIFDGLDGKIARLTNSTSDFGIQFDSLSDLVSFGVCPALMIYLWQTHAFDQVGLAVAFLFMACGALRLARFNLQTKNLPKSFFLGLPIPAAACTLATLVLFTTYLPETLLTVVLPKATLALTFALGLLMISKVKYASFKELEMVRLHPFSSTVTAIMIFVLVASEPKFLGFLFFMAYVFSGLIYTYLYLPLRKPANLREPKKELS, encoded by the coding sequence ATGACCAATAAATCAGGCCCAAAACACAAGGGATTTTATATCCTGCCTAACTTGCTGACCACAGCCAGTCTGTTTATCGGCTTTATGGGCATATTGTGGGCCATTGAGGGCCGGTTTGAACTGACCGCTCTGGCCATCCTGGCTGCCTGTATTTTTGATGGTCTTGATGGCAAGATTGCCAGACTGACTAATTCGACCTCTGATTTTGGAATCCAGTTTGATTCTTTGTCCGACCTGGTTTCGTTTGGAGTGTGTCCGGCGCTTATGATTTATTTATGGCAGACCCATGCCTTTGATCAGGTCGGGCTGGCAGTAGCATTCTTGTTCATGGCCTGCGGAGCCCTCAGGCTGGCCAGGTTCAACCTCCAAACCAAGAATCTGCCCAAGAGTTTCTTCCTGGGGCTGCCCATCCCTGCGGCTGCCTGTACTTTGGCCACTCTGGTCCTTTTTACTACTTATCTGCCTGAAACACTGCTGACGGTTGTCCTGCCCAAGGCAACCCTGGCCCTGACCTTTGCCCTTGGCCTGCTTATGATCAGCAAGGTGAAATATGCTTCATTTAAAGAACTTGAGATGGTCAGGCTCCATCCATTTTCTTCAACGGTCACGGCCATCATGATTTTTGTTCTGGTGGCTTCAGAACCCAAATTTCTGGGCTTTCTGTTTTTCATGGCCTATGTCTTTTCAGGTCTGATATACACCTACCTTTACCTTCCTCTACGCAAGCCTGCAAACCTACGAGAGCCCAAAAAGGAGCTCTCATAA
- a CDS encoding 2-isopropylmalate synthase — MSNRVYIFDTTLRDGEQSPGATMNTREKVRLARQLERLGVDIIEAGFPAASQGDFDSVSEIAASVKNAEVAGLCRSVKKDIDAAWGAIKEAAKPRIHTFIATSDIHMKYKLGKSRDQVLEMTRDAVAYAAGLCPNVEFSAEDASRSEPQFLAKVVEAAIAAGAKTINIPDTVGYAQPYEYGELIRFLLDNVENSHKAIFSVHCHNDLGLGVANTLAAIKAGARQAEVTLSGIGERAGNAALEEVVMALNVRADYYGLETGIDTAQIYPSCRLLSMIIGQPIPPYKAITGANAFAHESGIHQDGMLKNRQTYEIMTPDSIGKSSSDIVIGKHSGRHALKSKLDELGYRLTEEQLSQVFQAVKNLADKKKQVFIEDVEAVVLEEVYRIPDKFKLIYLSSMSGNMAIPTAALKMEVMGEEKQLSDFGVGPIDAVFNTIDHLVERSPKLMRYSVNAITGGADAQGEVTVKLEENSMTSVGRASDPDIIVASAKAYINALNRLAKKESDLEEGRADGSGDHAP; from the coding sequence ATGTCCAACAGAGTATATATATTTGATACCACCCTTCGTGATGGCGAGCAGTCACCTGGAGCGACCATGAATACCAGGGAAAAGGTACGGCTGGCCAGGCAATTGGAAAGGCTCGGTGTGGATATAATAGAGGCCGGGTTTCCAGCTGCAAGCCAGGGAGATTTTGATTCAGTCTCTGAGATAGCTGCTTCAGTGAAAAATGCCGAGGTGGCCGGACTTTGCCGGTCAGTCAAAAAAGACATTGATGCTGCCTGGGGGGCAATAAAGGAAGCTGCAAAACCCAGGATTCACACCTTTATTGCAACTTCTGACATCCATATGAAATACAAGCTGGGTAAGAGCAGGGACCAGGTCCTGGAGATGACCAGGGATGCTGTGGCCTATGCAGCAGGCCTTTGTCCCAATGTGGAATTCTCAGCTGAAGATGCTTCCAGGTCCGAGCCCCAATTCCTGGCTAAGGTGGTTGAGGCAGCCATAGCAGCCGGAGCAAAAACTATAAATATTCCCGATACAGTGGGCTATGCCCAGCCTTATGAATATGGAGAGCTGATCAGGTTTCTTTTGGACAACGTGGAAAACAGTCACAAGGCGATTTTCAGTGTGCATTGTCACAATGACCTGGGCCTTGGCGTTGCCAACACCCTTGCAGCGATCAAGGCTGGAGCCAGACAGGCCGAGGTGACCCTGAGCGGAATTGGAGAAAGGGCTGGAAACGCTGCCCTGGAAGAAGTGGTCATGGCTTTGAATGTCCGGGCAGACTACTATGGCCTTGAAACCGGAATTGATACAGCCCAGATTTATCCGTCCTGCCGGCTTCTCTCCATGATCATCGGGCAGCCCATTCCTCCTTACAAGGCCATTACTGGAGCCAATGCCTTTGCTCATGAATCCGGCATCCACCAGGACGGCATGCTCAAAAACAGGCAGACTTACGAAATCATGACCCCGGACAGCATCGGCAAGTCATCCAGTGACATCGTTATTGGCAAGCATTCAGGCCGCCATGCCCTGAAGAGCAAGCTGGACGAACTTGGCTACCGCCTGACTGAGGAGCAGCTTTCCCAGGTTTTTCAGGCAGTAAAAAACCTGGCTGATAAAAAGAAACAGGTTTTTATTGAAGATGTGGAAGCTGTAGTCCTGGAAGAGGTTTACCGGATACCTGATAAGTTCAAACTGATCTACCTGAGTTCCATGTCCGGAAACATGGCCATTCCAACCGCTGCCCTTAAAATGGAAGTCATGGGTGAGGAAAAGCAGCTGTCGGATTTCGGAGTGGGTCCCATTGACGCGGTTTTCAATACCATTGACCATTTAGTTGAAAGAAGTCCAAAGCTTATGCGTTATTCGGTCAATGCTATCACTGGCGGGGCTGATGCCCAGGGAGAGGTTACAGTCAAGCTTGAAGAAAACTCCATGACCTCAGTGGGCCGGGCATCAGATCCGGATATCATTGTGGCCAGTGCCAAAGCCTATATAAATGCCTTGAACCGTCTGGCCAAAAAGGAAAGTGACCTTGAAGAAGGCAGGGCTGATGGATCTGGTGACCATGCACCTTAG
- the leuC gene encoding 3-isopropylmalate dehydratase large subunit has translation MAKTLAQKILQMHCREEVKEAGQIVQCETSMVLANDITAPLAIDSFRKMGAKRVFDREKVALVCDHFTPNKDIDSAEQVKKVREFAKEMGVVHYYEGGNVGVEHALLPELGLVGPGDIVVGADSHTCTYGGLGAFATGMGSTDIAGAMALGETWFKVPESIRVNIAGELEKYTTAKDIILHLIGLIGVDGALYRALEFAGPVVDQLEMEGRMTMANMAIEAGGKVGLFPSDQKTLEYCSQKGFENAIEIFPDAGASYYRKVEINMTGMGPQVACPHLPDNVKGIDELGGIKVDQVVLGSCTNGRISDLRQAARIIEGQKVNPKVRFIVLPATPKIYEQALDEGLLGIFIKAGAIIGPPTCGPCLGGHMGILASGEKCLATTNRNFKGRMGSLESEVYLGSPVVAAAAAIAGEIIHPEKL, from the coding sequence GTGGCAAAGACACTAGCTCAGAAAATTCTGCAAATGCACTGCAGGGAAGAGGTTAAGGAGGCCGGCCAGATTGTTCAGTGTGAAACCAGCATGGTGCTGGCCAATGATATCACTGCTCCCCTGGCCATTGATTCGTTTCGGAAAATGGGGGCTAAAAGGGTGTTTGACCGGGAAAAGGTCGCTTTGGTCTGCGACCATTTCACCCCCAATAAGGACATTGATTCAGCCGAGCAGGTCAAAAAGGTCCGGGAGTTTGCAAAGGAAATGGGCGTGGTCCATTACTATGAAGGTGGGAACGTAGGGGTTGAACACGCTCTCTTGCCTGAGTTGGGCCTGGTCGGGCCAGGAGACATAGTGGTAGGCGCAGACAGTCATACCTGTACTTATGGAGGGCTGGGCGCGTTTGCCACCGGTATGGGCAGTACTGACATAGCTGGAGCCATGGCTTTGGGCGAAACCTGGTTCAAGGTTCCGGAAAGCATCAGGGTGAACATCGCAGGAGAGCTTGAAAAATATACCACGGCCAAGGATATTATTCTGCACCTGATCGGGCTGATCGGGGTTGACGGCGCCTTGTACAGGGCCCTTGAGTTTGCCGGACCGGTTGTTGACCAGTTGGAAATGGAAGGCAGGATGACCATGGCCAACATGGCTATTGAGGCTGGAGGTAAAGTCGGGCTTTTCCCATCAGATCAGAAAACCCTTGAATATTGCAGCCAGAAAGGTTTTGAAAATGCCATTGAGATATTCCCTGATGCCGGGGCTTCATACTACCGGAAAGTAGAGATTAATATGACCGGTATGGGACCTCAAGTTGCCTGTCCCCATCTTCCTGACAATGTCAAAGGCATTGATGAGCTTGGAGGAATCAAAGTCGACCAGGTTGTGCTTGGTTCATGCACCAATGGCCGCATTTCTGATCTGAGACAGGCTGCCCGGATTATTGAAGGCCAGAAGGTGAACCCCAAGGTCAGATTCATTGTGCTGCCTGCAACCCCAAAGATTTATGAGCAGGCTCTTGATGAAGGGTTGCTTGGCATCTTCATCAAGGCCGGGGCAATTATCGGCCCTCCGACTTGTGGACCATGCCTTGGTGGACACATGGGGATTCTGGCTTCAGGGGAAAAATGCCTGGCCACGACCAATCGAAATTTCAAAGGTCGGATGGGCAGCCTGGAAAGTGAAGTCTACCTCGGATCTCCTGTGGTAGCGGCTGCTGCGGCCATAGCCGGTGAAATTATTCATCCGGAAAAGCTGTAA
- a CDS encoding 3-isopropylmalate dehydratase small subunit — MNYKGQAHKVGDHIDTDAIIPARFLVTTDATELGNKCFEGLEEGWVKRVNKGDILVGGKNFGCGSSREHAPIAILGAGMPVVVAHSFARIFYRNGFNMGLVLLEIGDDIAGINDGDELDIDAKTGIIKNLTTNKEIRSRPVPEFMAEILAKGGLIPYVREKVAQ; from the coding sequence ATGAATTATAAAGGTCAAGCTCATAAGGTCGGAGATCACATAGATACTGATGCCATCATACCGGCCAGATTCCTGGTGACCACAGATGCAACAGAGCTGGGAAACAAATGTTTTGAAGGACTGGAAGAAGGCTGGGTAAAAAGAGTGAACAAAGGAGATATCCTGGTGGGCGGGAAAAACTTTGGCTGTGGTTCGTCCAGGGAACATGCCCCGATAGCTATCCTTGGGGCGGGCATGCCAGTGGTTGTTGCTCATAGTTTTGCCAGGATATTTTATCGTAACGGGTTCAACATGGGCCTGGTCCTTTTGGAAATCGGCGACGACATAGCCGGGATAAATGACGGTGATGAGCTGGATATTGATGCAAAGACCGGAATTATCAAAAATCTCACCACCAATAAAGAAATCAGGAGCCGTCCGGTTCCAGAGTTCATGGCTGAAATCCTGGCCAAAGGGGGATTAATCCCCTATGTTCGGGAAAAGGTGGCTCAGTAA
- the leuB gene encoding 3-isopropylmalate dehydrogenase, with product MHMKICVLPGDGIGKEIMIQAEKVMARIADLFGHDLEIDHALIGGAAIDEKGVPLPDETIELCSGKDAILLGAVGGPKWDELDKAIRPEKGLLGIRKAFDLFANLRPALLFPELKDASLLRPDIVDKGIDLLVVRELTSGIYFGEPRGEEIRNGRKFAFNTMIYSEDEIERVARVAFEAARKRRSKVCSVDKANVLDVSQLWREIVIETAREYPDVELSHLYVDNAAMQLVRDPSQFDVILTSNLFGDILSDEAAVITGSLGMLPSASMGLKNPALYEPIHGSAPDIAGQDLANPLATILSVAMMFKHSFALDKEAMAIEGAVKDVLEKGFRTGDIMSSGMKQVGCDEMGNLVVQAL from the coding sequence ATGCACATGAAGATATGCGTTTTGCCCGGGGATGGAATCGGCAAGGAAATAATGATTCAGGCTGAAAAAGTCATGGCCAGGATTGCTGATCTCTTTGGCCATGATCTGGAGATTGACCATGCTCTGATCGGTGGGGCTGCCATTGATGAAAAAGGTGTTCCCCTTCCTGATGAAACCATTGAACTCTGCTCGGGCAAAGACGCTATCTTGCTCGGAGCAGTGGGCGGACCCAAATGGGATGAGCTGGATAAAGCAATTCGTCCTGAAAAAGGACTTTTGGGCATCCGCAAAGCTTTTGATCTTTTTGCCAATCTGAGGCCTGCGCTGCTCTTTCCTGAGCTTAAAGACGCATCCCTGCTTCGGCCAGATATTGTGGACAAGGGCATTGATCTTCTGGTGGTCAGAGAGTTGACCAGCGGGATATATTTTGGAGAGCCAAGGGGGGAGGAAATAAGAAACGGTCGAAAATTTGCCTTTAACACCATGATCTACTCCGAAGATGAGATAGAAAGAGTGGCAAGGGTTGCCTTTGAAGCTGCAAGGAAAAGGCGCTCAAAGGTTTGTTCGGTGGACAAGGCCAATGTCCTGGATGTATCTCAGCTCTGGAGGGAGATCGTAATAGAGACGGCCAGGGAGTATCCTGATGTGGAACTCAGCCATCTCTACGTTGACAACGCAGCCATGCAGCTGGTCCGGGACCCGTCCCAGTTTGACGTTATTCTTACCTCAAATCTTTTCGGAGACATCCTTTCGGATGAGGCTGCGGTAATTACCGGATCTCTGGGCATGCTCCCCTCTGCATCCATGGGTCTGAAGAACCCAGCTCTGTATGAGCCTATTCATGGTTCTGCTCCGGATATTGCCGGACAAGATCTGGCCAATCCACTGGCAACCATTCTCTCTGTGGCCATGATGTTCAAGCATTCCTTTGCCTTAGACAAAGAGGCTATGGCTATTGAAGGTGCAGTTAAAGATGTTCTGGAAAAAGGCTTCCGAACCGGGGATATCATGTCTTCGGGTATGAAGCAGGTTGGTTGTGATGAGATGGGGAATCTGGTGGTTCAGGCCCTTTAG
- a CDS encoding ATP-binding protein, translating to MKCTRCKDTAVIALPSHNAGFCPECYLLFFERQVEKAIKDKKLFSHDDKILIALSGGKDSLALAWQLKKLGYDVSGLHIDLAIPGSSADARSHVERFCSENRLELYILEMEKMGLPIPEVKKIIKRPVCSVCGKIKRYYFNKFAMDNGFNVLATGHNLDDEVARLFSNVFRWDAAYLGDQGPLLPAENGFVRKVKPLYRMGEFETANLSFLAGIDYGFTPCPYSKGASFTFYKTLMDELEHKQPGRKLNFYEGFLSRGQKAFAKMDREEGQKPTPCLNCGYPTSEDICGVCRIRQILGDS from the coding sequence ATGAAATGTACCAGATGCAAAGATACGGCTGTAATTGCCCTTCCCAGCCATAACGCCGGATTCTGTCCTGAATGCTATCTGCTTTTCTTTGAAAGACAGGTTGAAAAAGCCATCAAGGACAAAAAGCTGTTCAGCCATGACGACAAAATCCTCATCGCCTTAAGCGGAGGAAAGGATTCTCTGGCCCTGGCCTGGCAGTTGAAAAAACTCGGCTACGACGTTTCCGGACTGCATATTGATCTGGCCATCCCAGGCTCATCAGCAGATGCCAGATCCCATGTGGAAAGATTTTGTTCAGAAAACAGACTTGAACTCTACATCCTGGAAATGGAAAAAATGGGACTGCCCATTCCAGAAGTGAAAAAGATAATCAAAAGGCCTGTCTGTTCGGTATGCGGCAAAATTAAAAGATATTATTTCAATAAATTTGCAATGGATAATGGCTTTAACGTTCTTGCCACCGGACACAACCTTGATGATGAAGTGGCCAGGCTTTTTTCCAATGTCTTCAGATGGGACGCTGCCTACCTGGGAGATCAAGGCCCTTTACTTCCTGCAGAAAATGGCTTTGTGCGCAAAGTTAAGCCCTTGTACCGGATGGGAGAGTTTGAGACAGCCAACCTCTCTTTTCTGGCTGGAATTGATTACGGATTTACTCCATGTCCCTACAGCAAAGGGGCAAGCTTCACATTTTACAAGACCCTGATGGATGAGCTTGAGCACAAGCAGCCAGGACGAAAGTTGAATTTTTATGAGGGATTTCTTAGCCGGGGACAAAAAGCTTTTGCCAAGATGGACCGGGAAGAGGGTCAAAAGCCCACGCCCTGTCTGAACTGTGGTTACCCCACATCCGAGGATATCTGTGGTGTGTGCCGAATCAGGCAAATTTTAGGGGACAGCTAA
- a CDS encoding response regulator has product MSKKILVVDDELHIRMLYQEEFESLGYKVVTSDGSEDILALLEKEKPGLVVLDIKLGHDRSGLDILQEIRSQDQDIPVILCTAYDSFQHDLKSIAADHYVVKSVDLTELVGKVKKILS; this is encoded by the coding sequence ATGAGTAAGAAGATTCTGGTTGTCGATGATGAGCTTCATATCAGGATGCTTTACCAGGAAGAGTTTGAAAGCCTTGGTTATAAAGTTGTCACATCAGATGGCTCCGAAGACATCCTTGCCCTGCTTGAGAAAGAAAAGCCCGGTCTGGTTGTGCTGGACATCAAGCTGGGTCATGACCGGTCAGGCCTGGATATACTTCAGGAAATCCGTTCCCAGGACCAGGATATCCCAGTAATTTTGTGCACAGCTTATGACAGCTTTCAGCACGACCTAAAGTCCATTGCCGCAGACCACTATGTGGTCAAGTCTGTGGACCTGACCGAGCTGGTCGGAAAAGTAAAGAAAATTCTAAGCTAA
- the mltG gene encoding endolytic transglycosylase MltG, which translates to MKKAIFSFLIFFALLLISGAGYFYHSITTPASAKSLETIVRINHGQSFKSIATQLHSKDLIRNEMVFYFLGRLTGQARDVKAGHYQLDPSWSMVRILDHLTIGREALNRIQIPEGLSWWQTGRLLEHEGLVDFEEFSRLVNDQDFLEGLGVHGKSAEGFLFPETYYLSPTRDIGARRLISIMIGQFWKSTGHLWEQMDFDEVYQTINLASLVEKETGISAERRIVSGVFHNRIQKNMLLQCDPTIIYGLGEEFEGRLRRSHLEDRDNPYNTYRHRGFPPTPICSPGLASIKAALFPEEHNYLYFVSRNDGSHHFSKTLQEHNRAVNRYQRGR; encoded by the coding sequence ATGAAAAAAGCAATCTTTTCTTTTCTGATTTTCTTTGCATTGCTGCTCATATCAGGGGCCGGTTATTTCTACCACTCCATAACCACCCCTGCCAGTGCCAAAAGCCTGGAAACCATTGTCCGCATCAACCATGGCCAGAGCTTTAAAAGCATTGCAACTCAGCTTCATTCAAAAGATCTCATAAGAAATGAAATGGTCTTTTATTTTCTGGGCAGGCTCACCGGCCAGGCCAGAGATGTCAAGGCCGGTCACTACCAGCTGGATCCCTCATGGTCCATGGTCAGGATACTTGACCATCTGACCATAGGCCGTGAAGCCTTGAACCGAATCCAGATCCCGGAAGGTCTGAGCTGGTGGCAGACCGGAAGACTGCTGGAGCATGAAGGGCTGGTTGATTTTGAAGAATTCAGCAGGCTGGTTAATGACCAGGACTTTCTGGAGGGACTTGGAGTACACGGAAAAAGCGCTGAAGGTTTTTTATTTCCAGAGACCTACTATCTCTCACCCACCAGGGACATTGGAGCCAGAAGGCTTATCAGTATCATGATCGGCCAGTTCTGGAAATCCACCGGACACTTGTGGGAGCAGATGGACTTCGATGAAGTCTATCAGACCATTAATCTGGCTTCACTTGTTGAAAAAGAAACCGGGATCAGTGCGGAACGAAGGATTGTTTCCGGGGTATTTCACAACCGGATCCAGAAAAACATGCTGTTGCAATGTGATCCCACGATAATATACGGCCTGGGAGAAGAATTTGAAGGCAGGCTGCGCAGATCTCATTTGGAAGACCGGGACAATCCCTACAACACTTACAGACATCGGGGCTTTCCTCCCACCCCCATCTGCTCACCGGGCCTGGCTTCCATTAAAGCAGCCCTGTTTCCAGAAGAACATAACTACCTGTATTTTGTATCCAGAAACGATGGTTCCCATCACTTCAGCAAAACCCTGCAGGAACACAACCGGGCTGTAAACAGGTATCAAAGAGGCAGGTAA
- the ruvX gene encoding Holliday junction resolvase RuvX, with the protein MRYLGIDFGLKRIGLAVSSPCQSMVFPLATIVRTTRQDTFDQLMDIIEKQNIQAVVLGLPIQADQEPSLTCRQAINFKESLCRRTDLPVYTVNEAFTSGEAKSMLLERKLSQTKVRENLDQMAAVLILETFLNQTS; encoded by the coding sequence ATGCGCTATCTGGGAATTGACTTTGGACTGAAAAGAATCGGCCTGGCTGTGAGCAGCCCCTGCCAAAGCATGGTCTTCCCCTTGGCAACCATTGTCAGGACCACCCGGCAGGATACTTTTGACCAGCTCATGGACATAATTGAGAAACAGAACATCCAGGCCGTGGTCTTGGGGCTTCCCATCCAGGCCGACCAGGAACCAAGCCTTACATGCAGGCAGGCAATCAATTTTAAAGAGAGTCTCTGCCGCAGAACTGATCTGCCTGTTTACACCGTCAATGAGGCTTTTACCTCTGGAGAAGCAAAATCAATGCTCTTGGAGCGAAAGTTAAGCCAGACCAAAGTCAGAGAGAATCTTGACCAGATGGCAGCAGTTCTTATCCTTGAAACCTTTTTGAATCAGACATCGTGA